From Algoriphagus sp. NG3, the proteins below share one genomic window:
- a CDS encoding sigma-70 family RNA polymerase sigma factor, whose protein sequence is MNSNFPSPVSGGSEMENSREENPPFSSDLELWKGFKSGNNSAFILIYERFFDSLYSYGLRINSNEELVKDAIHDVFLDLKNSSKSIGDTDSIKFYLFKCLKRRIFKELKMWTNLKQELASQDSFEITFSHEQTLIDRQIDTEKTQSINAAIAKLSPRKREAIYYVYFEGMSYQEVAELMELSDSKSARDLIYKSLKCLRDSLGFLPAFFTAFLS, encoded by the coding sequence ATGAATAGCAATTTTCCAAGCCCTGTTTCCGGAGGATCGGAAATGGAGAATAGCCGTGAAGAAAATCCACCTTTTTCCTCTGACCTTGAACTTTGGAAAGGATTTAAGTCTGGCAACAATTCCGCTTTCATCCTTATTTATGAACGCTTTTTTGACAGTTTGTATAGCTATGGATTGAGAATCAATAGTAATGAGGAATTGGTTAAAGATGCCATTCATGATGTGTTTCTGGATTTGAAAAACAGCAGTAAATCAATTGGGGACACCGATTCAATTAAATTTTACCTGTTCAAGTGCCTCAAAAGAAGGATATTCAAAGAGCTTAAAATGTGGACGAACCTCAAGCAGGAACTTGCCTCTCAGGATAGTTTTGAGATCACTTTTTCCCATGAGCAAACGTTGATAGACCGTCAGATCGATACCGAAAAGACCCAAAGCATAAATGCGGCAATAGCCAAGCTTTCACCAAGAAAAAGAGAGGCTATTTATTACGTGTATTTCGAGGGCATGTCTTATCAGGAGGTAGCTGAGTTGATGGAGCTTTCCGATTCGAAATCCGCACGGGATTTAATCTATAAATCCCTGAAATGCCTAAGGGACTCTTTGGGCTTCCTGCCTGCTTTTTTTACTGCCTTCTTGTCTTAG
- a CDS encoding TonB-dependent receptor, with protein MQLNLQKTIYMLSKYFLYGFIAQMMVFNFVLATEVIGQYKSIDKVKVKIDKESMTLFQFFKSIENQTSFTFLYDHKQIDPEANISITDHSGSVESFLRQVSMQSNLRFRQVNNGIDVKEDPKLPHVSISEHSEFAEVKGTVVDQSGSPLPGVTVIVQGTTQGTISDIDGKFSIDLPEGGILVFSFIGYEEQTIEVSTQSELIITMSENLSDLEEVVVVGYGVQQKKTVTGAVASIEEKELLAIPAGDAASLIQGRLAGISVTTNNSPGGEAAVRIRGVGSINNNNPLYIIDGVPTTTGLTHINPNDIESMTALKDASSSAIYGSRAANGVIVVTTKRGKSGYPKLSFNSRYGIQHAVNQLSLLNTQELGELLWLENTNRGLAPGDPGWGDLQYGYGTNPVIPDYILPAGKMEGEVDENTYSYPNPYNGITRANKEGTNWYNEIFHTAPIQEYNLALSGGGEKSNYAISAGYMDQDGIVTQTGFKRYTLRANSDVKIKKWLEAGQSLGFAYTDRVSFGNNDEYNPVSMSHRMHPILPVYDIRGNFAGSKVLSTGNAMNPKALLERNKNDFSRQMRLVGNFYAQVNVSEELSLRSLFGVDYMSNRSKDIFLMDPEYTQTNYTNRLTENYNGGLQYNWSNTLTYNKNLGNDHRLNVLLGTEALKNNSEFLGAGRSTFAFSDFDYMVINAGEKDITNSGSFDEWSLFSYFGRINYAFKDKYLFEAVTRRDASSRFSEANRWGTFPAFSAGWRISDESFMYNTSWINDLKLRAGWGMNGNDNVGNYNSYTTYRTAGNASYYNIAGTSSSQSAAGFHKYALGNPSGRWEATTTTNLGLDVVLFDYRFEANIDVYSRVTTNMLYPETKPDTWGGLVLPSINIGEMKNTGIDLILNYRSKPGSGFNYAVSANLSHYKNEVVNLNNNPDEIRFGNSLREEVYTASMAGLPISSFFGYQVEGIFNTQEEVDAHPKYNPDINGADSYSKPGMLKYKDVNGDGIITPDDRTFVGNPHPSFTYGFNIDLSYKNWDLGMFLQGVQGNDLINYLNRWTLFNLFEGNRKKERLYESWTPERYANGDKITVPMAIRDDAVMQKPSSFFVEDGSYFRLKNLQIGYTLPAALSTKWNIDRIRIYAQATNLFTITNYSGLDPEVSVSNDRHMGVDEGIYPVSRMYIMGVNFNL; from the coding sequence ATGCAATTAAACTTACAAAAGACAATTTATATGTTGTCCAAGTACTTCTTGTATGGCTTTATCGCACAAATGATGGTCTTTAACTTTGTGCTTGCAACAGAGGTCATTGGCCAGTATAAATCGATTGATAAGGTCAAGGTCAAAATTGACAAAGAGTCAATGACCCTCTTTCAGTTTTTCAAATCAATAGAGAACCAAACATCATTCACTTTTTTGTATGACCATAAGCAGATTGATCCTGAGGCAAACATCAGCATTACAGATCATTCAGGGTCTGTCGAAAGTTTTTTACGGCAGGTATCCATGCAATCCAACCTGCGTTTTCGGCAGGTGAATAATGGGATTGATGTCAAGGAAGACCCAAAGTTGCCTCATGTCTCCATTTCGGAACATAGTGAGTTTGCTGAAGTCAAGGGAACAGTCGTAGATCAAAGCGGATCACCACTTCCGGGAGTTACTGTAATCGTCCAAGGAACTACTCAGGGAACCATATCAGATATAGATGGCAAATTTTCAATTGATCTTCCAGAGGGAGGCATTTTGGTGTTTTCATTTATCGGCTATGAAGAGCAAACAATTGAAGTCAGCACCCAGAGTGAACTCATCATCACTATGTCGGAAAACCTCTCGGATCTCGAGGAAGTTGTGGTAGTAGGATATGGTGTCCAACAAAAAAAGACCGTCACCGGCGCAGTAGCTTCTATCGAAGAAAAAGAGCTTCTTGCTATTCCAGCAGGGGACGCAGCATCCCTGATCCAAGGCAGACTAGCAGGCATTTCGGTTACCACAAATAATTCTCCAGGAGGAGAAGCTGCAGTAAGGATTAGAGGGGTAGGCTCAATTAATAATAATAACCCCCTTTACATCATTGATGGTGTTCCTACCACTACTGGACTTACGCATATTAATCCGAATGATATTGAATCCATGACAGCATTAAAGGATGCCTCTTCTTCAGCTATATACGGTTCCCGTGCAGCAAATGGTGTAATAGTAGTCACCACTAAACGGGGTAAATCAGGATACCCGAAGCTCAGCTTCAATTCACGGTACGGCATACAACACGCTGTGAATCAATTGAGCCTACTGAATACTCAAGAACTTGGCGAGTTGTTATGGCTGGAGAACACCAACAGAGGTTTAGCACCCGGAGATCCTGGATGGGGTGATTTGCAATATGGATATGGTACAAATCCAGTTATCCCGGATTATATTTTACCAGCCGGAAAAATGGAAGGGGAAGTGGATGAAAACACATATAGCTACCCAAACCCCTATAACGGAATAACCAGAGCAAATAAAGAAGGGACAAATTGGTATAATGAGATTTTTCACACGGCTCCGATCCAAGAATATAATCTGGCATTGAGCGGGGGAGGCGAAAAGAGCAACTATGCAATTTCAGCAGGTTATATGGATCAGGATGGCATTGTTACGCAAACGGGGTTTAAACGCTATACCCTACGGGCAAATTCAGATGTAAAAATAAAAAAATGGCTGGAAGCCGGTCAAAGCTTAGGGTTTGCCTACACAGATCGGGTAAGCTTTGGAAACAATGACGAATATAACCCGGTATCCATGTCTCACCGAATGCATCCAATCCTGCCTGTGTATGACATTCGCGGAAATTTTGCCGGTTCAAAAGTATTATCCACTGGAAATGCCATGAACCCGAAAGCCCTTCTTGAGCGCAATAAAAATGATTTTTCTCGTCAAATGCGCCTGGTGGGCAATTTCTATGCTCAGGTCAATGTTAGTGAAGAATTATCCTTAAGAAGTCTTTTCGGCGTGGATTACATGAGCAACCGCTCGAAAGATATTTTTCTTATGGATCCTGAATATACTCAGACAAATTATACCAATAGGTTAACGGAAAATTACAATGGGGGACTTCAGTACAACTGGTCAAATACATTGACCTACAACAAAAATCTGGGAAACGACCATAGGTTAAATGTACTTCTTGGAACCGAAGCTTTAAAAAACAACTCTGAATTCTTGGGTGCAGGACGTTCTACATTCGCATTTTCGGATTTTGACTATATGGTTATCAATGCTGGAGAAAAGGATATTACAAATTCTGGGTCATTTGATGAATGGTCTCTTTTCTCCTATTTTGGACGGATTAACTATGCCTTCAAAGATAAATACCTGTTTGAAGCAGTGACACGCAGGGATGCCTCCTCCCGATTTTCAGAAGCAAATAGATGGGGAACATTCCCTGCATTTTCAGCTGGCTGGAGGATTTCAGACGAGTCATTTATGTACAACACCTCTTGGATAAATGATCTCAAGCTGCGTGCCGGCTGGGGCATGAATGGAAACGATAATGTAGGAAATTACAACTCTTACACCACCTACCGGACAGCAGGAAATGCCTCCTACTACAATATTGCGGGAACAAGCAGCAGTCAATCCGCAGCAGGTTTTCATAAATATGCCCTTGGAAATCCATCTGGTCGATGGGAGGCCACTACCACTACGAATTTAGGTTTAGATGTGGTGTTGTTTGATTATAGATTTGAAGCCAATATCGATGTGTACAGTAGGGTCACCACCAATATGCTATACCCAGAGACGAAGCCTGATACATGGGGAGGACTGGTATTGCCCTCTATAAATATAGGGGAAATGAAAAACACAGGGATAGATCTCATTCTCAATTACAGATCTAAGCCTGGAAGCGGCTTCAATTATGCTGTAAGCGCAAATCTATCGCACTATAAGAATGAAGTTGTCAACTTAAACAATAACCCTGATGAAATAAGATTTGGCAACAGTTTACGGGAGGAGGTGTACACAGCCTCCATGGCAGGTTTGCCTATTTCATCATTCTTTGGTTATCAGGTGGAAGGGATTTTTAATACCCAAGAAGAAGTAGATGCGCATCCTAAATATAACCCGGATATAAATGGGGCAGATTCCTATAGCAAACCCGGGATGCTAAAGTATAAAGATGTAAACGGCGATGGGATTATCACACCGGATGACCGCACGTTTGTTGGCAATCCCCACCCATCTTTCACGTATGGATTTAATATTGATCTTAGCTATAAGAATTGGGATCTAGGAATGTTCCTCCAGGGTGTACAAGGAAATGACTTGATCAATTACCTCAATCGATGGACTCTTTTCAATCTCTTCGAAGGAAACCGGAAAAAAGAGCGACTCTATGAATCTTGGACACCTGAGCGGTATGCAAATGGCGACAAAATAACAGTTCCAATGGCTATAAGAGATGATGCGGTCATGCAGAAGCCTTCTTCTTTCTTCGTAGAGGATGGTTCCTATTTCCGCTTGAAAAACCTCCAAATCGGTTATACCCTTCCTGCCGCTTTATCCACTAAATGGAATATTGATCGCATTCGCATCTACGCACAGGCCACGAACTTATTTACTATCACCAATTATAGCGGTCTTGATCCTGAAGTCAGTGTCTCGAATGACCGTCACATGGGAGTAGATGAAGGGATCTACCCTGTTTCCAGAATGTATATAATGGGTGTAAACTTTAATTTATAA
- a CDS encoding FecR family protein, which produces MSSITDLLENLEFVRWVKYPDNELATFWKSWMHANPDRIEDVKLAREIILGLHFPAPIASGDTKKEILTRLLRAKESKLEVQHISNISRKQVTWQKKSWQFSKVAAILTVIFLLSALLLNLNSDNQKEELPEVNWISKSTNPGEKLNFRLPDQTVVWLNSGSSLEYPETFDSTVRLVRLKGEGFFEVSENAEKPFMVNSDSLITTALGTSFNINTKKPAEIRVSLVTGKVAINYQSQSKDYFLNPGEELSYQTNNKEGSVNQFNAEKVLGWKTGKLIFTRSTLNEVKRSLEEWYGVEITFTGFPKEEWQFNGKFENQTLENVLKSMSNIENFNYKIENKKVHFLFTKNKNINESSLRR; this is translated from the coding sequence ATGAGTTCTATAACTGACCTTTTGGAAAATCTTGAATTTGTCAGATGGGTGAAATATCCAGACAATGAATTGGCCACTTTCTGGAAAAGCTGGATGCATGCCAATCCTGACCGGATCGAAGATGTCAAGCTTGCCCGGGAAATTATTTTGGGTTTGCATTTTCCGGCACCAATAGCTTCAGGTGATACCAAGAAGGAAATTCTTACCAGGTTACTAAGGGCAAAAGAAAGTAAGCTTGAAGTTCAGCACATATCAAACATATCAAGGAAGCAGGTAACTTGGCAGAAAAAATCATGGCAATTTTCGAAAGTAGCGGCAATATTAACCGTGATTTTTTTACTCTCCGCACTACTTCTCAATCTCAATAGTGACAACCAAAAAGAAGAATTACCTGAGGTTAACTGGATTTCCAAATCCACCAACCCGGGTGAAAAACTGAATTTTAGACTTCCAGATCAAACTGTGGTATGGTTGAACTCCGGAAGTAGCCTGGAATATCCCGAAACTTTTGACTCTACTGTTAGGCTCGTCAGGTTAAAAGGGGAGGGTTTTTTCGAAGTTTCCGAAAATGCAGAGAAGCCCTTTATGGTTAATTCTGACAGCCTGATAACCACTGCACTGGGTACTTCTTTTAATATTAATACAAAAAAACCTGCAGAGATACGGGTTTCTTTAGTGACCGGAAAAGTCGCTATCAACTATCAGTCCCAGAGCAAGGATTATTTTCTTAATCCAGGGGAAGAGCTGAGTTACCAAACAAATAATAAAGAAGGCTCGGTAAATCAGTTCAATGCTGAAAAAGTACTCGGGTGGAAGACAGGAAAACTAATTTTCACTAGATCAACCCTGAATGAAGTCAAGAGAAGCCTTGAGGAATGGTATGGAGTAGAAATCACCTTTACCGGGTTCCCCAAAGAAGAGTGGCAGTTCAACGGAAAATTTGAAAACCAGACTCTTGAGAATGTTTTAAAAAGCATGTCCAACATTGAGAACTTCAACTATAAAATCGAGAATAAAAAAGTACACTTCCTTTTCACAAAAAACAAAAATATAAATGAAAGCAGCTTACGAAGATGA
- the accD gene encoding acetyl-CoA carboxylase, carboxyltransferase subunit beta encodes MAWFKRTDKGIKTSTAEKKDAPDGLWFKTPNGNIIHTRELKNNAYVCPDDDFHVKIGSKEYFEILFDNNKFKELDTNMTSGDPLKFSDTKPYVSRIEATIKKTELNDAVRSAVGKMNGLDIVISCMDFNFIGGSMGSVVGEKIARAIDHSLKNKIPFLMISKSGGARMMEAGFSLMQMAKTSAKLALLDQAGIPYISMLTDPTTGGVTASYAMLGDFNIAEPEALIGFAGPRVIRETIGKDLPKGFQSSEFVLEHGFLDFIVDRRQLKGRLTTLLNLLKN; translated from the coding sequence ATGGCTTGGTTTAAAAGAACTGACAAAGGCATCAAAACATCTACTGCTGAAAAGAAAGATGCACCTGATGGCCTTTGGTTTAAGACTCCAAATGGAAATATCATCCATACCAGAGAACTCAAGAATAACGCTTACGTATGTCCAGATGATGATTTTCATGTAAAAATCGGCTCCAAGGAATACTTCGAAATCCTCTTTGACAACAACAAATTCAAGGAACTGGATACCAATATGACTTCGGGCGACCCACTGAAATTTTCTGACACCAAACCATATGTCTCCCGCATAGAAGCCACCATCAAAAAGACTGAGCTGAATGATGCTGTAAGATCGGCGGTAGGAAAGATGAATGGCTTGGACATAGTTATCTCCTGTATGGATTTTAATTTCATCGGAGGTTCTATGGGGTCTGTAGTAGGGGAAAAAATCGCCCGTGCGATAGATCATTCTCTGAAGAATAAAATCCCGTTTCTGATGATTTCCAAGTCTGGAGGCGCTCGTATGATGGAAGCAGGCTTTTCTTTAATGCAAATGGCTAAAACATCTGCCAAGCTTGCGTTGTTAGATCAAGCAGGGATACCTTATATTTCCATGCTTACCGATCCGACTACCGGTGGGGTCACTGCATCCTATGCGATGTTGGGTGATTTTAATATAGCAGAACCGGAAGCATTGATAGGGTTTGCTGGTCCTAGAGTGATCCGGGAGACTATCGGCAAGGATTTGCCTAAGGGATTCCAGAGCTCAGAGTTTGTTCTTGAGCATGGATTTCTTGATTTCATCGTGGATCGTCGTCAATTGAAAGGCCGATTAACCACCTTACTTAACCTTTTGAAAAATTAA
- a CDS encoding RagB/SusD family nutrient uptake outer membrane protein, translating to MKRIIAYTILLVLAGISYSCSDFMDIKPKGQADVELFSSKQGVNALLIGAYSVVDGVNGRTGDGWASAVTNWVWGSVAADDAYKGSNPGDQSQINQIEGFVVDSENLYVAQHWAVMYDGVIRSNDVLKVIPSAEDMTEEEKKIAEAQAKFLRAHFYFQLTIIHGKVPFIDENTVDPGIVPNDHALWPEIESDMQFAADNLPHRWEEKGRATQWAAKTYLGRIYLTQKKFAEAKEILQDVYSNGGFSLMSSYEQNYLIEFNNNQESIFEIQYAVNDGFNGSPNGGLGDGINGPHFMGSSGFFQPTHSLVSSYRVDESGLPLLEDPYTQDDILPYSSSGDGVLYSQPVDPRLDHSIGRPGVPYLDWGIHQGNSWIRNISNGGPYINKKAMFKQSERGVMSSTTGRVFLNANNYRKFKLSHVILWLAECEAETGSLQRATELVNEIRTRAKNSTVVTFDDGEPAADYRVEPYPTTFADKEYALLAIQMENRIEFAMEGYRFFDLVRWGIAAPVMNNYFNVDNSQLGYLTGSRFSEGQHEIWPIPQRQIDISINEGIPVLNQNPGY from the coding sequence ATGAAAAGGATAATTGCATATACCATATTACTTGTTTTGGCCGGAATATCTTATTCATGTTCAGATTTTATGGACATAAAACCAAAAGGCCAGGCAGATGTTGAATTATTTTCGTCAAAACAGGGCGTCAACGCTCTACTGATAGGAGCTTACTCAGTAGTGGATGGGGTTAACGGAAGAACCGGTGATGGCTGGGCAAGCGCGGTGACCAATTGGGTCTGGGGAAGTGTGGCGGCAGATGATGCCTATAAAGGTTCTAACCCCGGGGATCAAAGCCAGATTAATCAAATTGAAGGATTTGTGGTGGATTCCGAGAATCTGTATGTCGCCCAACATTGGGCGGTCATGTATGATGGAGTTATCAGGTCAAATGATGTGCTAAAGGTTATACCAAGTGCTGAGGACATGACAGAAGAAGAAAAGAAGATAGCAGAGGCACAAGCCAAGTTTTTAAGAGCTCATTTTTATTTTCAATTGACCATTATACATGGAAAAGTTCCATTTATCGATGAAAACACAGTTGATCCGGGAATTGTACCCAATGACCACGCACTTTGGCCCGAGATTGAATCAGATATGCAATTTGCCGCAGATAATCTGCCGCATCGATGGGAAGAAAAAGGAAGGGCTACACAATGGGCAGCCAAAACGTATTTAGGACGAATCTACCTGACTCAAAAAAAGTTTGCTGAGGCAAAAGAAATACTTCAGGATGTATATTCCAATGGCGGATTTAGCCTTATGTCTAGTTATGAACAAAATTATCTTATAGAATTCAACAACAATCAGGAATCCATCTTTGAGATCCAATATGCCGTCAATGATGGATTTAACGGGTCTCCAAACGGAGGGCTGGGGGATGGAATCAATGGTCCTCATTTTATGGGATCCAGTGGATTCTTTCAGCCAACCCACTCCCTCGTGAGTTCCTACAGAGTTGATGAGTCCGGATTACCTTTATTGGAAGACCCCTATACACAGGACGATATTCTACCCTACTCTTCATCCGGTGATGGAGTATTATACTCCCAACCCGTAGATCCGCGGTTAGACCATTCCATAGGACGCCCAGGGGTCCCTTACCTGGATTGGGGTATCCACCAAGGAAATTCCTGGATACGGAATATCAGTAATGGCGGCCCCTACATCAACAAAAAGGCAATGTTTAAGCAATCTGAAAGAGGGGTAATGTCCAGTACTACGGGACGTGTGTTTTTGAATGCCAACAATTACAGGAAATTCAAACTTAGTCATGTTATTCTGTGGCTAGCTGAATGTGAGGCAGAGACCGGATCCTTGCAAAGGGCAACCGAATTGGTAAATGAAATAAGAACCCGGGCCAAAAACTCAACTGTTGTGACATTTGATGATGGTGAACCTGCTGCTGACTATAGGGTAGAGCCTTATCCTACAACCTTTGCCGATAAAGAATACGCACTACTGGCAATCCAAATGGAAAACCGGATCGAATTTGCGATGGAAGGCTACAGGTTTTTTGATCTGGTGAGGTGGGGGATTGCGGCACCTGTAATGAACAATTACTTCAATGTGGATAATTCTCAACTTGGCTATTTAACTGGTAGTAGGTTTTCAGAGGGCCAGCATGAAATATGGCCTATCCCTCAGAGACAAATTGACATTTCCATAAATGAGGGAATACCTGTTTTAAATCAAAATCCTGGCTATTGA